The following are encoded together in the Candidatus Omnitrophota bacterium genome:
- a CDS encoding tetratricopeptide repeat protein, with protein sequence MLFHKKSILILVFIGLITYANSVFNGFVGDDHIVIVDNPFYSSWDNIPRLVQKSYISTSHSTDFNRKDWGSGSVSYRPVLSATYFLDRAFWKLNPFGYHLHNLVLHLANSLLVYALIMIMIQLRGVAFLTASLFCVHPIHSEAVCNIGYRADLLSLFFVLLSFLLFTRYPTCDGNKRKLFYGLSLAAFFLSLFAKESAITLPIIFLSYDYYFRRGLLKTQKWFYIGYLLVAIFYLYVYFLVFPNSALNSPLIPDQGIFVNLSVILMSWAGYVYAIFNPFVITSLPPFYMPFLNFLVMGPSILFYSLMILFISFISLIVKYFYKNKFTSFFMLWFIVFFIPISNVIPLTNPFAHRFVYLPSIGIFAALAFGFWQVYSKYFKESFKIILNTFIIGLCMALTLSVNSLWHSNYTIASGWVKNFPDHPAGYFILGLEHLKVDKFSDAAKSFKTCLKLKEKNPQAYHSLGLAYRAPYFLGLCNRDDFQETVNYFKEAINANPFFTAAYVHLSQQYMTAGKSDQAIFYLKKGIQIMPNNLTLYERLIQIYSSLNRAQEAQLVLNAAQNSIQNIDALRYLKAMIK encoded by the coding sequence ATGCTATTCCATAAAAAATCTATACTGATCCTCGTTTTTATCGGGCTTATCACGTACGCAAATTCGGTTTTTAATGGTTTTGTTGGTGACGACCACATTGTTATTGTAGATAATCCTTTTTATTCGTCCTGGGATAATATTCCTCGCCTGGTCCAGAAAAGTTACATTTCTACATCTCACTCTACGGATTTCAATAGGAAAGACTGGGGATCTGGTTCAGTTTCTTACCGCCCGGTTCTCTCGGCGACCTATTTTCTTGATCGTGCTTTTTGGAAACTAAATCCTTTCGGTTATCATCTCCATAATCTTGTCCTTCACTTAGCAAATTCTCTCTTGGTCTATGCGCTAATTATGATCATGATCCAGTTACGCGGTGTTGCGTTTTTAACAGCAAGTTTGTTTTGTGTGCACCCCATCCATTCTGAAGCTGTTTGCAATATCGGTTACCGAGCTGATTTGTTGTCATTATTTTTTGTTCTTCTGTCTTTTTTACTATTTACTAGATACCCAACTTGCGATGGAAATAAGAGAAAGCTATTTTATGGATTATCTTTGGCAGCCTTTTTCTTATCTTTATTTGCGAAAGAATCAGCGATCACGTTGCCAATAATCTTTTTGTCATATGATTATTATTTTCGCCGAGGTCTTTTAAAGACACAAAAGTGGTTTTATATAGGATACCTACTGGTCGCCATTTTCTATTTATATGTCTACTTTTTGGTCTTTCCGAATAGTGCCTTGAATTCTCCTTTGATACCTGACCAAGGTATCTTTGTAAATCTTTCTGTCATTCTCATGTCTTGGGCCGGGTATGTTTACGCGATATTCAATCCTTTCGTGATTACATCGCTGCCGCCATTTTATATGCCGTTTCTTAATTTCTTGGTTATGGGTCCTTCCATTTTATTTTATAGCCTGATGATTCTTTTTATTTCATTTATTAGTCTTATCGTAAAATACTTCTACAAAAACAAGTTTACTTCTTTCTTTATGCTGTGGTTCATCGTCTTTTTTATCCCTATTTCGAATGTCATTCCTTTAACAAATCCTTTTGCGCATCGCTTTGTGTATTTACCGTCCATCGGGATCTTTGCTGCTTTGGCTTTTGGCTTTTGGCAAGTGTATTCAAAATATTTTAAGGAATCGTTTAAGATAATACTTAATACGTTTATTATCGGCTTGTGCATGGCCTTAACGCTATCGGTCAATAGTTTATGGCATAGTAATTACACGATCGCATCGGGCTGGGTTAAAAATTTTCCTGATCATCCGGCAGGATATTTTATTCTCGGCTTAGAACATCTTAAAGTAGATAAATTTTCTGACGCTGCGAAATCTTTTAAAACGTGCCTGAAGCTTAAGGAAAAAAATCCGCAAGCCTATCATTCTTTAGGCCTTGCATATAGAGCGCCTTACTTTCTGGGGCTCTGTAACCGAGATGATTTTCAAGAAACAGTTAATTATTTTAAAGAAGCCATTAATGCCAATCCGTTTTTTACTGCAGCGTATGTTCATTTAAGCCAGCAATATATGACAGCGGGTAAATCTGATCAGGCAATTTTCTATTTAAAAAAAGGTATACAAATAATGCCAAATAATTTAACCTTATATGAACGCCTTATACAGATTTATTCAAGTTTAAACCGCGCCCAAGAAGCACAACTAGTTTTGAATGCAGCGCAAAATTCAATTCAGAATATTGATGCGTTAAGATATTTAAAGGCGATGATTAAGTAA
- a CDS encoding secondary thiamine-phosphate synthase enzyme YjbQ: protein MKSYREEIWFNTKNRRDYINISDNVQELIDKSGIKDGLCLVNAMHITASVFINDDENGLIKDYDDWLEKLAPHEPVSFYRHNDTGEDNADAHLKRQVMGREVVVAVTNGKLDFGPWEQIFYGEFDGRRRKRVLVKIIGE from the coding sequence ATGAAATCTTATAGGGAAGAAATTTGGTTCAATACAAAAAATCGACGAGATTATATTAATATCAGCGATAATGTCCAAGAACTTATTGATAAAAGTGGTATTAAAGATGGCCTTTGTTTAGTGAATGCTATGCATATCACAGCGAGTGTTTTTATCAATGATGATGAGAACGGCCTTATCAAAGATTATGATGATTGGCTGGAAAAACTCGCTCCCCATGAACCGGTATCTTTTTACCGCCATAATGACACGGGAGAAGATAATGCTGACGCGCATTTAAAACGTCAGGTCATGGGTCGCGAAGTGGTAGTGGCGGTGACAAATGGCAAGCTTGACTTTGGGCCGTGGGAACAAATTTTCTACGGAGAATTCGACGGGCGCCGGCGCAAAAGAGTTTTGGTAAAAATTATCGGCGAATAA